A window of Cottoperca gobio chromosome 16, fCotGob3.1, whole genome shotgun sequence contains these coding sequences:
- the id4 gene encoding DNA-binding protein inhibitor ID-4, with product MKAVTPVHPQDSSSNSSQLSLQCLSKQSLNIARCRMEEEDLFCLQYDMNDCYNRLKRLVPTIPQDKKVSKVEILQHVIDYILDLQLALETHPSLHKQQPQRTCPPPASNPSRTPLTVLNIDHHQRTSIVKKPEDSILCR from the exons ATGAAGGCTGTTACTCCAGTCCACCCCCAGGACTCCTCCTCCAACAGTAGCCAGCTCTCCCTGCAATGTCTGTCGAAGCAGAGCCTCAACATCGCCCGGTGCAGGATGGAAGAGGAGGACCTGTTCTGCCTGCAGTACGACATGAACGACTGCTACAACCGACTGAAGCGCCTGGTGCCCACCATTCCACAGGATAAGAAAGTCAGCAAAGTGGAGATCCTCCAACATGTTATAGACTACATCCTGGACCTGCAGCTGGCCCTGGAGACGCACCCTTCTCTCCATAAACAACAGCCACAGCGGACCTGCCCTCCCCCAGCCTCCAACCCAAGCCGGACACCGCTGACGGTGCTCAACATTGACCACCACCAG aGGACGTCAATAGTCAAAAAGCCGGAGGACTCTATTTTATGCCGCTGA